TTGCTATTCCAGAACTCCACAGATTAAAATGCCAGAAAATCCCCCTTCTGATCTGGGGTCAACTAAAATAGACTTCCCTCCAAGCCAAGCTACCCCTTATAATTTTAGGATGGGAGATTTGAATAAGTGTACTCTGTACTGTCATACAAATCTCTTACTGATTAGTGTAAGTCTCGTTTTGGTTAAAAGTCTTTTTACAAGGGCCTTCATCTTAAACAGCTTCGAAGAAACAAGAAATCGAGACATTAGGAATATCTAGAgagtatatctatatatatatattatgctgcCCCCCTGTGGCCGACTTGTTGGCTATCGCTTTCAAAAGGTGATAGAACTTTAATTGAATGGttgaaacaattaaaataatacgCAAAAAAAAAGTCTGGATCTGTATAGAATGAGAATATCATTCCAGCATTTAGATTAAATTAAAgtaattgaaaatatttattttaatagaaacAACACGACAACAAAAAGTACAGGAAGAAATATAAGTAGCTTTGTGataatgtgttatttaacattatcTTATATTACTTCCTGTACTTTCTAAAACATTGTGAcaaaaatatcacaaattctctACAAATGTGGCTTAAATGGGAGAGTGGGAAGAAAAAAGCTATTCCTCAAGAAAGGTCACATAGAGTCACgtctgagctttgccaaaacgcACCCTGAAGATTCGGAGGCTGATGagactaaaattgaattatttggccTCGACACCAAACTATATGTCTGGCGGAAATCCAATCtagctcaccatccaaataacagcattcctccagtaaagcaATGGAGGTGGTGATGTCCTGTTCTGGgggtttctctgcagcagggactggaacacttgtcaggatagaaggaaaaattgattcaaattcttgaggaaaatctgctgccctgtgccagaaagttgtcaaggggaagaaggtttaccttccaacatgacaatgacccaaagcacacagcaaaactgacaaACAGTGATTGAAGGAGAAAAAgatgaatgtccttgcatggcctagaCAGAGCCCAGTCTTAAaccactgaaaatctgtggatTGACTTCAAGACCGCAGTCCACAAATGGTCACCATCAAATTGAaatgaacttgagcagttctgcaagagacaaatcccaacagactaaagattgaaattaaaacaaaaggtggttcaacaaaataatgacacaagggggtgatcctttttccaactgtgattatttatttatttattttcgggcatgttggtgttatatcttttactttgatgttataagttgcactgattAAATACAGCTTGATAAAACAACTTTGCCCATTTTATCATTTCATGctacaaagcaacaaaatgtgattttaaagggggtgattcttGTATATTACTTAAAAGAAACAATCCTTGAGGacagaaattaattaataaaaataaaggtttgagTCAGTCTTGGCCTCAGGTGTCCATGAGAAGATAAAATAACACCCAAAATCTTTCAAcatgctttttacatttttatttgtttaaagttgGTACAAAATGGTAGATCAGAAACATTCTCAGCATTTGCCTTTATgcattctgatttaaaaaaaaaaaaaaacacacattctctctctctcacatacacacacacacactaggatcATGCAGACAGGTTAGACTAAAGTGTCAAAGATCTCAAACAGACaggaaatcaaaagaaaaaagccCTTTACACACGCCGTCTCTACAGAGACAAACGAGCGATGCCCTTAAAAAGACAAATGTGTCTAACAAATCGAACGTGTTTGCTAAATATTTGGAAAACAATACTCAAAGGAGATTTATTTTGCAAATGAAgcatccacaaaaaaaaacagacagtatTACAGGTGAGGGGTTATTATGTCTGTGGCGTGATTAAGCTTCGTATTCACTCATAGCACTTTGAGCAGGGTAAGGTCTAGATCTCCACACAACCAAACAGACCCCAGATCAGCTGTCGGGTTTTGAAATACTTCATGAACACATGCCCTGGTGGTCAGGATGGAGGAAGGTCCCTGAGGTGAAACCTGCACCAGTAGATCATCTCTGGAAGCTGAGCTTTGGACTCCTCGGGCAGAGAATCCACTTCACACTAATTGCTGGGATTCTCGACCCTTCAGACTCAACGTATGCTCTCCAGATTCTTACATGTAACACAGTACAGCACATTTAACATTCGCACAGTACATACGACAGCATGTACATGAAATCAAACCATCAAAAACATCATTACAAATTCAAATATATTATCATactcatacacacatatacatacacacagccctaaaatttgctgaaaaaacaaaaaaaactaatcatCTCAAATACGTTCAAACTAACTTTTTTCCATAGtacaaaaaaacaatgtttaaaataatgtcaaaGCTGTTCTTTTCCATAGAGTTAAAGTGGACCTTTGTGAGGAATAGACTGACATTTATGTTTTTATCATGTCAATTAAAACATTCTTCACTTTGTATTTTATGGGAAAGAGCAGCTTGGACTAATGTAAGcatcttcttctgtgttccacagaataagtCATAAATGACCCTGAACCACataaaccagtcttaagtcgctggggtatatttttagcaatagcaaaaaaaaataaaaaaccgttgtataggtcaaaattatacatttttcttttcaaaggcaattttttcagtatttagattttttttcaaccatacatcaatggaaagcttatttattccgcTTTCAGAtgctgtataaatctcaatttaaaacaaaattgacAGGTTTTATGGTCCACGGTCAcatatggttttcaaaaaacatacactactgtttaaaagtttgaggtcggtaggattttttaaatgtttttgacattttatgtTTACCCAAGCCGCAATTAtgtgattacatttttatatatttcatattttaaatgtaatttcttcctgtgatggcaaagctgaattttcagcagccatttactccagtcttcaatgtcacgattcttcagaaatcattctaatatgctgatttggttctcaggaaacatttcttattgttaatgttgaaagcaatTAACTAAATACattatctcactctctctctcgctctatatataaatatatgaaatcttactgaccccaaactttgaatggccATTTAAGTATTAACTCTTTAGTTTCTTGCACACAGGGGGAGtgtcatttattttgaaaatattgtttaatatctAATTTTAAACATAAGGAGAAAATGACCCTTTCTACTGTAATCAAGCTCAGCTGTTAAATAGAAAACAATCACACCTCAATTTGCAAATTAAGAGAGACTAAAACTGACCTATAAAGGAGGTAAAGGATTTTTCCAGAGGTTAGTGCTGCTTTTTGCACAACGGATGGAAAATACTTCCCAGTGTCTTCAAAGTATCCAAACAAGGGCAGTCATCTACACAGAAAAGGCTCAAACAGGAAACGGATCTTAAGACACTTAAGCACACACGCTTTTGCAGCTTTGCAAAGTCACTGAAAGGGCATGAGGTTTTGGCCTGTGCTTAAAGGGAGGTGAAGATTTTTAGGCCTCTTGAGCTTCCTGGAGTTCATTTCTCTGAGCATGACCTTATTGGTTCACTATTGCAAAGAAGATTTCACTCACACAATCATACGTGAGAACAAATGAGGAAAAATCTGAATGCTATAGCGAAGCCTATAatggaaaagacaataaagagaaaacaaaaaacagctaCATAGAACTTAACTCCCCAAAAACAcacctatacattttttttaaatctttgataaACATTGAtagagtataaataaaaaaaagcattaagtttttaagttagaCATGGCAAACAGTTATCTGGAATCTAAATGTAGTTGCTGCTCTGAATTATTGAATAAACTGAGTACAGATAGACTTACAGATAGTCTGTAAGCTCATTCCTAACATACTTGGATGGTGTATTGCCTCTTTAATGCTGAGTATTACTGCTAGCAAATAAACACTGTACATGTCACCATCTGTAATGGCCACGCCCACCACTTCAAATGACAAGCAGAGCCACCCAATCAGAACGCTCAAATGTGGGTTTGCATGTGCTCTGCTGTTCTGAAGAGGTctattcctttttattttttagcttttataaacttatttgaaaaaatatatttttgtttttctctgtatTCAAAAAAGCAGTAAAAAGGTAACTTACAAACCAGAAagcaagggggaaaaaaacagtcTGAGAGCACTGAAAATGCCATCTTTATAAAATCAAATTATAGGAACAACAGAAAGAAATGCTTGGCTAATGTTTGTCAAATAGGTTACTGGGGTAAAAGGACACATGCAGGTGTACTTAGTCCACGGGCCCCTGGAAGATCAGTCTGATGTACCCCTGCTCACCGCTGAGCTGTTGGGCACAGAAAGGGCAGGCAGCATGGAAGGTGTGCGTTCCGTGAGGAAGAGGGATTTGACTCCAATACACCACTGTTTTTTCTGAGCACACGTGACCGCATGGGCTGAACGCATGAGTAGGAGGGGCCGCATCGAGATAAAACCCTGCCTCACAGCCCAGCCACAGAGGCACGTATGGCCCACGAGCGCGGCACATGGGACATTCCCGCTCACGGCCCTCCCTTCCGTCTCGCTCTGCATCACGGTTACCCCAGTTGTGGTATCCGTGAACATGACCGCAGTTTAGGTAGACCcagggttgcttctcatccactATGTCCTTCCGCCTCATGCTGGGGAAGGCGAGGGTGTTGAAACCCACGGGGCACTGGGGACGAGCAGCATTCAGCTCTTGCCGGAGCGCCTCCAGGTGTTTGACAGTGGGAGTGCGGGAAAGCCCTTCAGCAGTACGCCACAAAAGAGTCGCTCCACAGAGATCAATGAGAGAGCCGTCCACTAACTCTTGAGTCTCATTCTCCACCTAaaccgagagagaaagagacaaatgaGAAAAGGGAAgaagatttaattaaaaatagagTCCACATTCATGCTTTAATCATATGATGCATgattaaagcaaaacaaaaggCAGATCTTATCAGAAGATGCAGTGCAGGAAGTTTGCCTGCAGGGGGAGTAAAGGACCAACATTCGCTGTACagtacattcattcattcattataaaaAGAGcccaaaaaaaagacaataatataACCATTTACTGCTTAAATATGTTGTATGTGATGCATACATACATAACATGTGCAAAACACCCCCCCATGATTCAGGCATTCATCCAAGAATTATATATAATTCATGGTTGCGACATATTTGACCCTTTAGTTTGACCTTCACCATATTGTTCAGTtagtctcacacacacagctgtatgGACACCGTGTGAATTGTGCAGTGTCTGAGCTGTCTTCTGTGAAGGTCATGAAGTACAAGTGCAAATACACTGTATTTGAGCATGCATGCATGGAGGTTGCGGTTTTCTTTGCCCTCAAAGTTTAAAGGACCCATAATACGTTATGTATACAGCACTGAATATCACGTAATGTATACAAATGAGGACATAACGGAAATGCTAGATAggacaaaagaaaatacattaattataatttcattgaataattcaattcaataattgaatttaaattaaaacatttaataacaacaatttaattttaatttgtttttttttatatatatatcctattcACACAGAATATTAACAATTCTAAAATATTTCACCAGTTTAAGATCAGCAAGAACAGTAATCCCAAAGGTTTattaagtgaaaaagtgaaagtgacgtgacattcagccaagtatggtgacccatactcagaatttgtgctctgcatttaacccatccgaagtgcacacacacagagcagtgaacacacacacacacacacacacactgtgagcacacacccggagcagtgggcagccatttatggtgcggcacccagggagcagttgggggttcgatgccttgctcaagggcacctaagtcgtggtattgagggtggagagagaacagtacatgcactctccccacccacaattcctgccagcccgagactcgaactcacaacctttcgattgggagtccgactctctaaccattaggccacgacttcccttaaatgcaaaaacaaattaaaaacacacacacacacatatatatgtgtgtgtgtgtgtgtgtgtgtgtgtatagtaacAATGTAAAAGCCTTTACGgtcactttcgatcaatttaatgcatttttgctcaATAAAAGCATTTGATTCTTAAGTATATGAGTATTTGAATATATGAGTACTTTTGGACAGTAATTCTTCTATAACTTatattgacaataaaaaaaattgctagaATCTCCTGACTTGAGAATTGAATGGTAAAATTAGATCTAGTTGTGCACACTGGTGGAATTGGTTCAGCATTAAAAGTGCCAACAGACAAAATGTTATGTCCCAGTTTCTGAACTACTTGACTGTTTCAACAGCGTCAGGCCAGAATTTGAGCAGTTGGGCTATAACTCGATCTGTTCTGAGTCAGTAAAGCTGAACATCTGTGGCAACCCAGCACTGAGGCAGCATGACAACCATGTTTAGACAGCACTGAGCCATCAGCAGGACGACTCGGGAGCAGGCCATGAACAGCAATCAGGAGCGTGTTTGTTCTGCCTGTGAAAACCCAGATTATTGGGGGTCTTGGAGAGCATGTGTATCAAGAGAGTTTGTGAACAAGAATACATAAGCAGTTTGATTTGTGTTCTTCACTGTGCATATCTAGGAGTCTTTACAGGCCTCTTATTTGTCCAGACAACCACTGAAGATGATGACTTGTTATGAGCACAGGAGGAAAGTGTTGAGAGCAGTAGCTCTCATTGGACCTCCTGTCTGACGCACTTAACAGATCAACTCCAGATCATCTTACAGCTTTGTGTTACACCGGACAGGGCAAAGTGGTCTCGCCTGGGCTGTTACTGTGGCAACAAATGATGctacatttaaatacacaacatCTGCACACTAACCATTTTCCCCCTCTGCTGAGCCGACCGTGTCTCTCTCAGAGTGAACACGTTTCCACAAACTGAAATCTCTCTCCACACACCAGGTTTGGAGTCCTCTGTGAAACCATGGCGAGGATGCATTACCAACACACCGTTTGTAGTCAGACCGTCCATCTGTCCATCAGATGTCTTCCACTTTGCTGCTTTCTCCTGTAAGCCAAAAAAATGTTATTAGcattttattgaataattaaagaGTTAGCTCACCTGAAAATTAAAACTGTCAACATTTACTATGATCTTCCAAGCCTGAATGACCGACATTCTTCTGCTTGaatagaagatattttaaaagaaCATTGGGAACCAAACACTGGAGCCCAATGACTTCCATTGTGCGGAAAAAGACATTactcaaaatatcttaatctttCCCAAAAGAAAATTAGTCATATGGTATTGGACAGGTATGAAAATTTGTAAATGACCGCaggatttttaataaatgttaaaatcactATTTTAGGTAGATGATACAACATTCAATTGCTTCAGAAAGAGAATACCTGTGCATTTAAATCTGTTCAGATTCCAGATCTGATTTCATTATAGATTTGTATATATTTGGCCAAACATCAGTTGTTTATGCTGCTTAAAAGCAGTGCTAATTTCTCAGGTCAAATCACCCACTGTCTTTACATAAGATGAAGTCAAACTTCCTCGCTATCTCACCCCGAGGAAGATGTTCTTGGAGGAGTCGAATCCGGCGGCGTAGATGTGGGCGGTGTAAGGGGGCGTTCGCTGACATATGATACGGCATGCGAAGCGAGATATGGTGCTCTGAACTGACTGAGTGTCAGAATTACTTTGACTCCCAGGAACCGTGTCGGTCACCACAAAATCTATTGGACTTTCAGTTGAGCGGCCAATCTGAGATGCAGAGAGAAATTAATCCTCAAACACTGCAGAGAAACTGCTAAGCTTACATCACTGTACACAATTACAGAAACAGAATCAAAGAAGATGCTAGTGCCATCTCTTTTCTGCTTAGTGACGGCATTATTTCAGGCTGACACTGAGTAGTAAGATTAATGGATGGTTTTGAACAGTCCAAGTAGTAGTCCTAAAGGACAGCTTAGTCAGCAGTGAGTCGGTACCTGAAACATGTCTGTATTGCTGTCTTGAGTGTACTCCACCACCACTGTCTGTACACGGGACAACGTGTAGGAAATACTGTGCTGATCCTTGTTACTTATGgcctaaaaaaagaaagagaaataataaaataacatgctGACATCAAGATTCACTAGTTAACCAccacctaaaataaaataaattaaaacactcACCCCTTAATCTTACTgccataaattaatatattatatggctttaaatatcttttatatctcttttttatgttaatatactcGAAGTAAATGAGTAATAAAGtgcttttatttataaaataaattaaaaatgaattaaaaaacatatatacaggTATGCATGCACTATTTGCAGATTTGAAAAAAAGCTGGGCAGCACATAATAGTCGAAAAGACTGTGGAATCAAGCTGAGAgctttttgtgtgtaaatgtgtgtttttatgaACTAGCCACATAGTGGTCATTCATGACCTCAACATTATCCAGATGTGTGATTGGACACACCCTGTTCCAATACAGCTCAAGCCCACCTAGCTTTTACAATTCAAAACTTGCCCAGAACCAAAATGACACTGGAGCTGCTGATGTTTTTTAAAGGATTcttaggaaaacattccaggatttttctccatataatgaacTTCACTGGTGCTCAACAGTTTGAActtccaaattgcagtttcagtgcagtTTTAAAGGGCTCAACACGATCCAagctgaggaataagggtcttatataatgaaacaaacagtcattttcttaatgttttttaaccacaaatgctagTCTTACACTAGCTC
The sequence above is drawn from the Carassius carassius chromosome 31, fCarCar2.1, whole genome shotgun sequence genome and encodes:
- the LOC132111519 gene encoding E3 ubiquitin-protein ligase pellino homolog 1, whose product is MFSPDQENISTSSTKVPVKYGELIVLGYNGSLPNGDRGRRKSRFALFKRPKSNGVKPSTVHVACTPQAAKAISNKDQHSISYTLSRVQTVVVEYTQDSNTDMFQIGRSTESPIDFVVTDTVPGSQSNSDTQSVQSTISRFACRIICQRTPPYTAHIYAAGFDSSKNIFLGEKAAKWKTSDGQMDGLTTNGVLVMHPRHGFTEDSKPGVWREISVCGNVFTLRETRSAQQRGKMVENETQELVDGSLIDLCGATLLWRTAEGLSRTPTVKHLEALRQELNAARPQCPVGFNTLAFPSMRRKDIVDEKQPWVYLNCGHVHGYHNWGNRDAERDGREGRERECPMCRARGPYVPLWLGCEAGFYLDAAPPTHAFSPCGHVCSEKTVVYWSQIPLPHGTHTFHAACPFCAQQLSGEQGYIRLIFQGPVD